A window of Staphylococcus lloydii genomic DNA:
GTTTAATGGTAATAAAATTATAACGACGAGCGGCGGCGGAATGTTGCTGTCTCACAATACTAACGCGATAAAACACGCTTTATTTTTAGCAACGCAAGCGAGAGATGATGCGTCTCATTATCAACATAGTGAGTTAGGATTTAATTATCGATTGAGTAATATTTGTGCTGGAATCGGATTAGGACAATTAGAAGTACTTGAAAAAAGAGTAAAACAACGACGTACTATATTCGATAGGTATGAACAAGCCTTACAATCTACTAAAGTTAAATTCCAAATTGAACTTAATAATACAGTATCAAATCGATGGTTGACGGCATTTGTATTAACAAATAAAGACAATACAATAACACCTATGACTATCATTAAAAAATTAGCAGAGCATGATATTGAAGCCAGAAGGGTGTGGAAGCCTATGCATATGCAGCCATTGTATAGTGACTATGATTATGTTTCTGTAGATATAGACAATGCAAAAGCTATTTTTGAACGTGGCGTGTGTTTACCTTCAAGTTCTGATTTAACAAAAGCACAACAAGACAAAGTCATTGAAATTTTAAAAGATGTAGTTGAAACATATAAAAATAATTAACTTTAATAAATAACAGCCAAAAGTCTTTTGACTTTTGGCTGTTTTAATCTATCGCATATTGCGCTGCTAATTCTTTTAAATGAAGGTATAGTTCGTTAGGGAAAGATTCTTTATATGGTTGTGTTGTTTTATATTTTTTTATAAATTCATCTGGAGACATGTTAAAAACACGGTGGAAATTTTTCAAAAAAGTAGAATGTGAACGGTAACCGTATTCTTTCCATTTGTCATTATAATTAGAAGTTAACATTTCGACAGCTAATCTATATATTTTGATTTTTCTGATATATTTAATTAGAGAGATATTCATTGATTCTGAAAACACTCTAGATAGATAGCTTGCATTCACAAAAAAATTATCTGCAATTTCAGCTAATGATAAATCTTCTTTATAATGATTGTTGACGTAATCTAACACTTTTTTTACAAGTGGATTTGCGTTCTCTAACGTGTTTTCTTTAAAATACTGTCCTAAACGTATATAGTTAATCAATTTAATAATACAAATATCAGCATTGAACTGATCCTTTTCATAAATAGCGATTACCGTTTCGAGAAATTCTCTTTTAATAAAATGTTCTATTTTAGATTTATCTAGATAAAGTTGATCCCATCCGAAAAGTGAAAATCTATTAAAACTTAATTTATTAATGGTTAGAGCTATAACTTTACCTGAATTTATAAGTAAATTTGGAGAGGTATAGGGTTCGAGTATAAAAAATTCATGTTTTTGAAATTTACCTAGATAAGCTTTGTCATAAAACGATACATGTCCAGACAATACAAAAAATATATGAATATTATTGAAGCTATCTTTTATATTAATATCAGAATCGTGAATTTGATAATTGTAATCCATAGTATCTCTCTTTTCATAATAAAATAATTTTACAATATAAGCATAGCATGTTTGTAGGTTATGAAATTTACAATAAGTTGTAAATTATTTACTTAAAGTGGTAAAAATCAGACACGTCTAATGGCTGTAATGCATATTAGACATGAAGGTAAATGGTGTACGCAAAATTCGATTGTTAATAAAAAAGCGCTAATTGATTAAATTAGCGCTCACTTGGAGATATGAATTGAATATTCAAAAGTTTAAAGAGAATAAAAACATCCCTGTAAGATATCATAGAGTAAATGACTACTACTCTAGTTAATTAAAGTAGCTAAATAAAGTATAGCAATTTACTAACTATTTAGCTATATCACTCATTAAGTTAGAAAAAAATTGACAATATATAGTAAAAAATAGAAGAGAAGAGCGAAAAAAAAACACTAATCAAAAGATTAGTGTAAAAATAATAATCTGAGTGGCTTATTGGTGTTAATGGTAGAACTGAGATGAATGTATGAATAAGCCAATAAAAGTTCAGATGTTGTTTATTTTTAATTATGAAAGCATAGTACTAAAAACCATTTTGTCTTCCTAAAACAATAAATAGAAGACAGTTAGAAGTATAGCAAATGAATTTAAGGTTTTATATATAATATAGTGATTAGTAAAAATATATAACATTTAAGTAAAAAATAAGAATATATTTATTAACCAACTAGAGTAATCTAACTAATGTAAAATTTAAATAGTAGTAATTGTCTAATTCATACTGACACATAATTTAATACTTGTTTTTTACAATATATAGTGCATATTTTACTTATTTCAAAGTATTTAACCATTTTAGATATAATAACAGTATAATACGCTTATGGTGTTGATACACCATTTTACCTCTACTAATAATTTTTTGGAAATTAGGGCAAAGAGTGATCGTAATTTTATTATCATGTCTTTTGTCCTTTTTCCATGTAACTATATTTTTAGTGCTATTCATATAAATTTTACTTTATCATTTCAATTCTTTACTAAGTTTGTGTTTAGACACTAAACTATGAATAATCATGCTACAATAATTTTGTGTGGTGAACACATAAATATTTTCATAAAATATATTCCCTAGTAAGAAGGAGGAGCAAGTATTTTCTTAGATGCTAGATCAAATTAGCGACTTTGATTTAGCAACAGAATGTTCTTGCTTCTCTTTTTTTGATTATTCTTTCTTATTTTTTACTATTTAATTGTTCTTTTTTACCTATAGGCTTGTACATATATACATTTGAACAAATACAAGCTATATTGAATGTGAGGTAAGAACATAAACATCATGATAACTTTCAGTAGCATGCTGGATTTTACACAACTAGAATACATGTGCTTATCTCTTTTTTATTCGCTTTCTCCTAAGCTATTTTTATTAATATTTTTTATAGTTCATTACAATTGTAGCGCATTGTATTAAACTAGCATATGTTATGGTAGTTAACCTTCCAAACTACCACGCTCAACTATTTAGTGTTTATTGATAAACGATTACTTATAAATAAACCTAAGTTAAAGCACTCTAACTATTGACGATATACCAGTAGTTAGAGTGCTTTTTTTGTGTCAACGGACATAAAATTATAAAAATTTAACCACTGCGCATTATATTTAAAACAGTTATAATATAAGTGATATGGAGGAATGTTAAAGTGGAATTTTGGTTAGAACAACAAGCTAAAAACAAAGGCGATAAAATTTTCATCGATGATGGGAATACACAATTAACTTTTAAAGCATGTTATAACAGGGCTTTAAAAGTAGCTAATAATTTAGTTGAACTGAACAGAACTAGAATCGGGTTATATATTAACAATAGTATAGATGCTATCATATTAATTAATGCTGCATGGATAGCTGGAATTGAATTAGCAATGGTCAACACTAGACTAACCAAACAAGAAATTTTAAATCAAATGGACTCAATCGATGTCGACACAATTGTTGCAACGCTAGAACTAGACTTAGAAGGCATAACGATAATAGATGGGCAAGCAATTATTGCTAAAGAAAGTAATAATCATGGTACACAAAAGGCCGATTTTAATTTAAATCACATCGCTTCCATTATGTTCACGTCTGGTACGACTGGACCTCAAAAAGCAGTGCCTCAAACTTTTGCTAACCATTTAGCGAGTGCACAAGGTTGCAAACAAAGTTTAGGTTTTGACAATCATACTGTATGGTTATCTGTGTTACCTATATATCATATTTCAGGATTGAGTGTTATTTTAAGGGCAATTATACAAGGATTTACAGTACGTATCGAACAAAAATTTGATACGCAACGTATGTTAGACATAATCCGTGAAGAACGGCCTACACATCTATCACTTGTACCGCAAACATTACAATGGTTACTTGATGCAGGTTTGTCTCAACCATATAATATTGAAAAAATCTTACTTGGCGGGGCGAAATTATCACGTCAGCTGATTGATAAGTCATTACAATGTAACTTACCAATATATAATTCCTTTGGTATGACGGAAACTTGTTCGCAATTTTTAACGGCTTCACCCGATATGTTAGCCGAACGATATGATACTGTTGGGAAGCCTAGTGATAATGTGCAAGTCGCTATAACAAAACCTGATAATAACGGTCACGGGGAACTATTAATCAAAGGCAACAATGTGATGAACGGTTATCTTTATCCTAGTAATCTAGCGCATGTTTTTGAAGATGGATTTTTCAACACTGGTGACATAGCAGAGATTGATGAACAAGGTTACGTAATGGTTTATGACCGTAGAAAAGACTTAATAATAAGCGGTGGAGAAAATATCTATCCATATGAAATTGAGTCGAAAGCAAAATATTATGCTGGCATTAAAGACGCAATGTGTATTGGCATTGAAGATGCTACATGGGGCCATGTGCCTTATTTATACTATGTGGCTGATAGAGATGTAGATCATAATCTTTTACATCATTTCCTAATGGATAATTTAGCTAAATACAAAGTACCGAAAAATTTTGAACGCGTAGAACAGTTGCCATATACATCTACAGGTAAATTACAAAGAGGTAAAATTACTGGTTATTAAGGAGCTACTCAATTGAAAATTATTAATTTAGAGTTTTATGATTATAATGAAAACTTTAAACAACCCATTATTACGCCTAAAATTACTTTGTCTGAACGTAAGGCGTTAATTATTAAACTGACGACGGACAACAATGAAAGTTATTATGGGGAATGTAACGCCTTTGAAACAGATTGGTATTTTGATGAAACGATAGATGTTGTTATAAGTAAAATAAAAGAGTGGTATGAAGAAGTACGAGGTCTGACAGTAAACTCTTTTGACGAGATTAAACAAACTTTAACGCAATTTGAACATTATCCAGCAGCTAGAAGTACGATAATCATGGCTTGCTATCAAATGTTTAACAATCTACAGACTCTGACAGTAGGCTATGGTGCAACCGTTAGTGGTTTAAATAATCATAAATATAGACAACTTGTTGATACAAAACCCGAACGAATAAAGTTAAAATGGTCAACGCACATTTTGCATGATTTAGATAAGTTAGCAACGTTACCATTCGATTTTAATATTGCGATTGATGCTAATGAATCTTTATCATTAAATGATGTTGATTTACTTGAACAAATAGCACAATATAATGTTATTTATGTTGAGGAACCATTTAAAGCTTTGCAAACTTTAGATGCATCGGGGATTACTGCTCAGTTGGATATTGCTTTAGATGAAAAAGCTATAGCGCTCAACAATATTGAAAATGCGATAAATAAACATAATATTAAAGTGGTTATCCTTAAACCGTTTCGCTTAGGTGGCATTGATAAAGTAATGGATATTATCAACAGCTTAGAACAGTTAAATGTAAAAACTGTAATAGGTGGCATGTATGAATATGGATTAAGTAGATATTTTACAGCTATGCTTGCTCAATATGCTACTTACACGAGTGATATCACACCTTCAGGATTTTATTTTGAAAATGATGTCGTTGAAGATATGGGCATATTAAAAAATGGAAGGTTAGTGTTTAACCCTCCAGTAGTCGATGTGGCAAAATTATCGCCTATTTATTAGTATCTTTGTGTTCTTTTTTTAAAGGAACTGGATCAAAACCACTTTTGTGAAATGGATGACATTTCAAAATACGTTTTAATCCTAACCATCCACCTTTAAATGGACCATAGACTTCTATTGCTTCTTTAGTATATGCTGAACAAGTAGGATAGAAACGACAAGTTGCAGGCGTTAAAGGCGAGATGAATTTTTGATAAATATAAATAATAAATAATAAAACTTTTTTCATAATGTGACCTCCAATGGAGCTTTAAACATTAATATTTTAACATATTTTGAGGTGTCTGATGACTATTAAGTATTTAGATAAAGATAATAACGAAGTATTTCTTAACTATACAACAGATAAAGAAGAGGCTAATGGTCAGCATGTTTTAATTATACCAATTTATAACGATAAATTATTATTTACCCAACATGACATTAGAGGCATAGAGTTCCCTGGGGGTAAAATTGAGCAAAATGAAAGTTCTTTAGCTGCTGCCGAGCGAGAACTAAATGAAGAGACAGGTGCAGTTGCGACTGAACTTCATTACATAGCACAATATTATGTTGCTAGACAAAATTTGCCTAGTTTTTATAAAGATGTATATGTTGCTCACATTGATTATTTGGAAAATAAGGGAGATTATTTAGAGACAAATGGACCAAAGCTTTATCGCAAAGTTACAGATATACCTGAACAACAACAAAGTTTCTTAATTAAAGACACAGCAATCTTAAAATGTTTAGAACGGGTGATTGAACTTGGATATTATAAGTAAAAAGCGTATGCCAATTGATGTAACGACACATGTATTTGACGAAATAACTTACGAGGTAGATGGTTTACATGTTAAAGGCCTTATGGGAATACCAAAGGATGAAGTTACACGCATAGTTATGTATTTGCGAGGTGGAAAAGGTCAAGTAGGTAAAGTAAGAGCGGCTCGCTTATTGCAGTTTGTTGATCCGCACACTTTAGTCATTGCGCCATATTATCGAGGCAATAATGGTAGTGAAGGAAAAGATGATTTTTATGGCGATGATTTAAATGATGTTACACAGTTACTGTCAATTTTGACTCATCAATATCCGCATGCTTTTGTCCATATGATTGGTTTTTCACGTGGAGGTTTACAAGGTTTATTAACTTTTCAAGATTTACCTGTACATAGTTATATTATATGGGGGGGAGTTTCTGATATTCATTTGATGTATCAAGAACGAGTTGATTTAAGAGGCATGTTGCGTAGAATGGTAGGGCATCCGAAAAAAGATATTGAGGCTTATGATAAAAGAGATGCTATTAAGCATATCACGCATGATGCACCAGCTATATTAATTATTCATGGTTATCAAGATCAACAAGTTGGTATTCAACAAGCACAATTTTTAGCACAATCTTTAACAGAAATCGGTGCTGTGCATCGCACAGTTTATCAACAACGAGAAGGGCATGTGCCGAGACCTTTTGCATTAACAAAAGTATTAAATCAACTGAAGCAATGGATGACGGATATCGAAAATAATCAACTAAAAGATAATTACGATGTTGAATAAAATTAAAACAAGGCTATGAGATTACTCATAGCCTTGTTTTTAAATAGATATTATTTTTTAAAGCCGCCTTTTTTAGCAAGTTCAGCTGTTTCTTCACCGAATTTTTCAAAGTTTTGATTGAAACGTTCGATTAAATCGTTAGCTTGTTCTTTATAAGCTTGTTGATCGTCCCATGCATTCATAGGATTTAAAAGTGTTTGAGGGACACCTTCAATACTAACTGGAATGTTTAAACCAAATGTGTCATCTGTAGTATATTCAGCTTCAGTTAATTCTCCAGTAATAGCTTGATTAACCATTTGACGCGTATAAGATAGACTAATACGACGACCAACGCCGTATTTACCGCCAGTCCAACCAGTATTAACTAAGTAAACATCAACTTCATGTTTATCAATCAATTCACCTAAGATGTCAGAATAAACTTTAGCATCTAATGGTAAGAAAGGTGAGCCAAAACATGTTGAGAATGACGGTTCCGGTTCTGTAATACCACGTTCAGTACCTGCAAGTTTAGCAGTGAAACCACTTAAGAAATGATACATTGCTTGATCTTTAGTTAATTTTGAAATAGGTGGTAATACACCAAAAGCATCTGCAGTTAAGAAGATAATGGTATTTGGGTGTGCAGCTTTAGATGGTTTAACAATGTTATCAATATGATCGATGGGATATGCTGCACGTGTGTTTTCTGTGTAGTAATTGTCATCAAAATCGATGTCGCCATCGTTATCGACTACAACATTTTCTAAAATAGTACCATATTTAATCGCGTCGTATATTTGAGGTTCTTTTTTCTTAGAAAGATTAATGGCTTTAGCGTAACATCCGCCTTCGATATTAAAGATACCATTATCATTCCAACCGTGTTCATCATCACCAATTAATTTACGTGTAGGGTCTGCAGATAAAGTCGTTTTACCAGTGCCAGATAAACCGAAGAATAATGCTACATCACCTTTTTCACCTACATTGGCTGAACAATGCATACTCATAATCTTATCTTTAGGTAATAGGTAATTCATAACTGAGAAAATACCTTTTTTCATTTCACCAGCGTATTCAGTACCACCGATTAAGATAACTTTATGTTTAAACGAAGTAATAATAAATGTTTCAGAATGAGTTCCATCAACTGCTGGATCTGCTTTGAATCTAGGTGCAGAAACAATTGTGAAATCTGCTTTGATTTCTTCAGCTTCTTCTTTAGTATCAGGTTTAATAAACATATTTTGTGCAAATAAGTTATGCCAAGATAATTCATTGACAACTGTAAGGTTTAATTGTGAATCCTCGTCACTACCTGCGTAACCATTAAAAATGTATAATTCGTCACGTTCTTCTAAATAATCTAATACTTTGTTATATAGATTTAAAAACGTTGTTTCATCAATAGGTTGGTTGATATTACCCCAATCAATATCATCTTTATAAGAAGGTTCGCTGACTATAAATTTATCTTTCGGTGAACGACCAGTATATTTGCCGGTTCTGGCATTAATGGCACCAAGTTCAGTCAATTCGCCTTCGTTGTTTTCCAACATCTTGTAGTACAATTCTGTTGTTGATAATTGAAATAAAGAAGTTGTTTTATTTAAAATGTTTTCCAGTTTACTAGTGTAAGTATACGTATCTATCGCCATACTTAATCCCTCCAACGCTATTTTTATGTAAGCCTTTACAATAAACGAGTATAACATAATCACTCTATTATGCCATAAAAATTATTATAAAATTTGGGATTTTGTAAAATTGACATTACTATGTAGTTTAGGTAGTATAGTTACTAACGGATTCTCTTATCCTGAGAGGCGGAGGGACATGGACCCAGTGAAGCCCAGCAACCTCTTCTTTATTCATTTAAAGAAGGAAGGTGCCAAACCGTTTGCAGACAAATACCGTCTGAACGATAAGAGCGAATGGACGTATTGAGCCTTCTCTCTATTTTTGTAGTGATGAAGGCTCTTTTTTTATTAAGCTCACAAAAGAGAATTTTCGTAATTTAATAACTAAAGGAGCAAATTATGACATACAATAGAAGATTATTCACTTCAGAATCAGTTACAGAAGGACACCCAGACAAAATTGCGGACCAAGTTTCTGATGCAATTTTAGACGAAATATTAAAAGACGACCCGAATGCTAGGGTGGCGTGTGAGACGACAGTTACTACAGGTATGGCGCTTATTTCAGGTGAAATTTCGACTAAGACTTATGTAGACATTCCAAAAGTAGTTCGTGAAACGATTAAAAACATTGGTTATACACGTGCTAAATATGGTTATGACAGTCAAACAATGGCTGTTTTAACTGCTATTGATGAACAATCTGCA
This region includes:
- a CDS encoding DegT/DnrJ/EryC1/StrS family aminotransferase; amino-acid sequence: MSNDRIFLSRPHMGGSEQLYINDAFKKNWIAPLGDNVNNFEKKMRSYTGAKSTLALSSGTAAIHLALIESDVKQNDVVFCSSLTFCATANPILYLQARPVFIDSELDTWNMCPRALEKALQQYTAIGQKPKAIIVVNLYGQTAQFDKIIALCNEYNVTLIEDAAESLGSSFRGEMSGTIGDFGIFSFNGNKIITTSGGGMLLSHNTNAIKHALFLATQARDDASHYQHSELGFNYRLSNICAGIGLGQLEVLEKRVKQRRTIFDRYEQALQSTKVKFQIELNNTVSNRWLTAFVLTNKDNTITPMTIIKKLAEHDIEARRVWKPMHMQPLYSDYDYVSVDIDNAKAIFERGVCLPSSSDLTKAQQDKVIEILKDVVETYKNN
- a CDS encoding helix-turn-helix transcriptional regulator; the encoded protein is MDYNYQIHDSDINIKDSFNNIHIFFVLSGHVSFYDKAYLGKFQKHEFFILEPYTSPNLLINSGKVIALTINKLSFNRFSLFGWDQLYLDKSKIEHFIKREFLETVIAIYEKDQFNADICIIKLINYIRLGQYFKENTLENANPLVKKVLDYVNNHYKEDLSLAEIADNFFVNASYLSRVFSESMNISLIKYIRKIKIYRLAVEMLTSNYNDKWKEYGYRSHSTFLKNFHRVFNMSPDEFIKKYKTTQPYKESFPNELYLHLKELAAQYAID
- the menE gene encoding o-succinylbenzoate--CoA ligase, coding for MEFWLEQQAKNKGDKIFIDDGNTQLTFKACYNRALKVANNLVELNRTRIGLYINNSIDAIILINAAWIAGIELAMVNTRLTKQEILNQMDSIDVDTIVATLELDLEGITIIDGQAIIAKESNNHGTQKADFNLNHIASIMFTSGTTGPQKAVPQTFANHLASAQGCKQSLGFDNHTVWLSVLPIYHISGLSVILRAIIQGFTVRIEQKFDTQRMLDIIREERPTHLSLVPQTLQWLLDAGLSQPYNIEKILLGGAKLSRQLIDKSLQCNLPIYNSFGMTETCSQFLTASPDMLAERYDTVGKPSDNVQVAITKPDNNGHGELLIKGNNVMNGYLYPSNLAHVFEDGFFNTGDIAEIDEQGYVMVYDRRKDLIISGGENIYPYEIESKAKYYAGIKDAMCIGIEDATWGHVPYLYYVADRDVDHNLLHHFLMDNLAKYKVPKNFERVEQLPYTSTGKLQRGKITGY
- the menC gene encoding o-succinylbenzoate synthase, which encodes MKIINLEFYDYNENFKQPIITPKITLSERKALIIKLTTDNNESYYGECNAFETDWYFDETIDVVISKIKEWYEEVRGLTVNSFDEIKQTLTQFEHYPAARSTIIMACYQMFNNLQTLTVGYGATVSGLNNHKYRQLVDTKPERIKLKWSTHILHDLDKLATLPFDFNIAIDANESLSLNDVDLLEQIAQYNVIYVEEPFKALQTLDASGITAQLDIALDEKAIALNNIENAINKHNIKVVILKPFRLGGIDKVMDIINSLEQLNVKTVIGGMYEYGLSRYFTAMLAQYATYTSDITPSGFYFENDVVEDMGILKNGRLVFNPPVVDVAKLSPIY
- the yidD gene encoding membrane protein insertion efficiency factor YidD, yielding MMKKVLLFIIYIYQKFISPLTPATCRFYPTCSAYTKEAIEVYGPFKGGWLGLKRILKCHPFHKSGFDPVPLKKEHKDTNK
- the ytkD gene encoding RNA deprotection pyrophosphohydrolase, with product MTIKYLDKDNNEVFLNYTTDKEEANGQHVLIIPIYNDKLLFTQHDIRGIEFPGGKIEQNESSLAAAERELNEETGAVATELHYIAQYYVARQNLPSFYKDVYVAHIDYLENKGDYLETNGPKLYRKVTDIPEQQQSFLIKDTAILKCLERVIELGYYK
- a CDS encoding alpha/beta hydrolase family protein; the protein is MDIISKKRMPIDVTTHVFDEITYEVDGLHVKGLMGIPKDEVTRIVMYLRGGKGQVGKVRAARLLQFVDPHTLVIAPYYRGNNGSEGKDDFYGDDLNDVTQLLSILTHQYPHAFVHMIGFSRGGLQGLLTFQDLPVHSYIIWGGVSDIHLMYQERVDLRGMLRRMVGHPKKDIEAYDKRDAIKHITHDAPAILIIHGYQDQQVGIQQAQFLAQSLTEIGAVHRTVYQQREGHVPRPFALTKVLNQLKQWMTDIENNQLKDNYDVE
- the pckA gene encoding phosphoenolpyruvate carboxykinase (ATP) — translated: MAIDTYTYTSKLENILNKTTSLFQLSTTELYYKMLENNEGELTELGAINARTGKYTGRSPKDKFIVSEPSYKDDIDWGNINQPIDETTFLNLYNKVLDYLEERDELYIFNGYAGSDEDSQLNLTVVNELSWHNLFAQNMFIKPDTKEEAEEIKADFTIVSAPRFKADPAVDGTHSETFIITSFKHKVILIGGTEYAGEMKKGIFSVMNYLLPKDKIMSMHCSANVGEKGDVALFFGLSGTGKTTLSADPTRKLIGDDEHGWNDNGIFNIEGGCYAKAINLSKKKEPQIYDAIKYGTILENVVVDNDGDIDFDDNYYTENTRAAYPIDHIDNIVKPSKAAHPNTIIFLTADAFGVLPPISKLTKDQAMYHFLSGFTAKLAGTERGITEPEPSFSTCFGSPFLPLDAKVYSDILGELIDKHEVDVYLVNTGWTGGKYGVGRRISLSYTRQMVNQAITGELTEAEYTTDDTFGLNIPVSIEGVPQTLLNPMNAWDDQQAYKEQANDLIERFNQNFEKFGEETAELAKKGGFKK